A region from the Serinibacter arcticus genome encodes:
- the mmsA gene encoding multiple monosaccharide ABC transporter ATP-binding protein, translated as MNPPILEMRGITKTFPGVKALQDVSLSVARGEIHAICGENGAGKSTLMKVLSGVYPHGSYEGDIVFEDETVAFSTINDSEAKGIVIIHQELALSPYLSVAENIFLGNEQRGRGGLIDWNHTNAEAAKLLARVGLSENPTTPISQLGVGKQQLVEIAKALSKEVKLLILDEPTAALNDTDSEHLLDLLRQLRDHGITSIIISHKLGEIEDIADSTTIIRDGKSIETLVMSEHTGIQDRIIRGMVGRDLEHRYPARDSSPGEEILRVENWTVHHPTQTGRKVVDGANFYVRAGEVIGIAGLMGAGRTELAMSVFGRSYGKDISGQVYVHGKPTDTSTVPKAIKAGIAYATEDRKVYGLNLIEDIRRNISAAALGKLSSNGWVNGNEELAVAERYRKDLGVRTPSVMALVGKLSGGNQQKVVLAKWLYTDPEVLILDEPTRGIDVGAKFEIYQLINTMVAAGKAVVVISSELPEILGTCDRVYTLAYGRITGDVPVAEASQERLMELMTQEKSDQKETVR; from the coding sequence ATGAACCCACCCATCCTCGAGATGCGTGGAATCACCAAGACCTTCCCCGGGGTCAAGGCGCTTCAGGATGTGTCCCTGAGCGTCGCGCGCGGCGAGATCCACGCGATCTGCGGCGAGAACGGGGCAGGCAAGTCGACGCTCATGAAGGTGCTGTCCGGGGTCTACCCGCACGGCAGCTACGAGGGCGACATCGTGTTCGAGGACGAGACCGTCGCGTTCTCCACGATCAACGACTCCGAGGCCAAGGGCATCGTGATCATCCACCAGGAGCTGGCCCTCAGCCCCTACCTCTCCGTCGCCGAGAACATCTTCCTCGGCAACGAGCAGCGTGGACGCGGCGGCCTCATCGACTGGAACCACACGAACGCCGAGGCCGCGAAGCTGCTGGCCCGCGTCGGTCTGTCGGAGAACCCCACCACCCCGATCAGCCAGCTGGGCGTCGGCAAGCAGCAGCTCGTGGAGATCGCGAAGGCGCTGTCGAAGGAGGTGAAGCTCCTCATCCTCGACGAGCCCACCGCCGCGCTGAACGACACCGACTCCGAGCACCTGCTCGACCTGCTCCGGCAGCTGCGCGACCACGGGATCACCTCGATCATCATCTCCCACAAGCTGGGTGAGATCGAGGACATCGCCGACTCCACCACGATCATCCGTGACGGCAAGTCGATCGAGACCCTCGTGATGTCGGAGCACACCGGCATCCAGGACCGCATCATCCGCGGGATGGTCGGCCGCGACCTCGAGCACCGCTACCCGGCGCGCGACTCCAGCCCTGGCGAGGAGATCCTCCGCGTCGAGAACTGGACCGTGCACCACCCGACCCAGACCGGCCGCAAGGTCGTCGACGGCGCGAACTTCTACGTCCGCGCCGGCGAGGTGATCGGCATCGCCGGGCTCATGGGTGCCGGTCGCACCGAGCTGGCGATGAGCGTCTTCGGCCGCTCCTACGGCAAGGACATCTCGGGCCAGGTCTACGTCCACGGCAAGCCCACGGACACCTCGACCGTCCCGAAGGCCATCAAGGCCGGCATCGCCTACGCCACGGAGGATCGCAAGGTCTACGGCCTGAACCTCATCGAGGACATCCGCCGCAACATCTCTGCGGCGGCCCTCGGCAAGCTCTCCAGCAACGGCTGGGTGAACGGCAACGAGGAGCTCGCCGTCGCCGAGCGCTACCGCAAGGACCTCGGCGTCCGGACCCCGAGCGTGATGGCGCTGGTCGGCAAGCTCTCGGGCGGTAACCAGCAGAAGGTCGTGCTGGCGAAGTGGCTGTACACCGACCCCGAGGTGCTCATCCTCGACGAGCCCACCCGCGGCATCGACGTCGGCGCGAAGTTCGAGATCTACCAGCTCATCAACACCATGGTCGCCGCCGGGAAGGCCGTCGTGGTCATCTCCTCGGAGCTGCCCGAGATCCTCGGGACGTGCGACCGCGTCTACACCCTCGCCTACGGCCGCATCACCGGTGACGTGCCCGTGGCGGAAGCATCTCAGGAGCGCCTCATGGAGCTCATGACCCAGGAAAAGTCTGATCAGAAGGAGACCGTCCGATGA
- the chvE gene encoding multiple monosaccharide ABC transporter substrate-binding protein produces the protein MRVRKYGSAVAVAAATALVLSACGGGGAGSSESTSSAGGTDESSSDGGEAPAAGDITVGVSMPTQTSERWIADGDAVKAGFEDEGYTVDLQFANDDIPTQSQQVDQMITSGVDLLIIAAIDGTALSGQLAAAAAADIPVISYDRLIRDTEDLDFYVTFDNFEVGVQQGTSLLVGLGVLNADGTEGTETGPFNIELFAGSLDDNNAKFFFDGAMSVIQPYIDSGVLVVPSNQTSIDQVATLRWQQEVAQKRMEDLLTASYSGDAEVDGVLSPYDGISRGIITALQNAGYGTTIADGLPIVSGQDAEIASVKLIADGVQFATIFKDTRKLADQAVATGNQILAGEEPEANNTTDYDNGVFVVPSYLLESDIVYADNIESLLVDSGYWTADEVASGQAG, from the coding sequence ATGCGTGTTCGTAAGTACGGTTCCGCCGTGGCTGTCGCCGCCGCTACCGCGCTGGTCCTGTCCGCCTGTGGTGGCGGTGGCGCCGGTTCGAGCGAGTCGACGTCCTCCGCCGGTGGCACCGACGAGTCCAGCTCCGACGGTGGCGAGGCCCCCGCGGCCGGCGACATCACGGTGGGCGTCTCGATGCCGACCCAGACGTCCGAGCGCTGGATCGCCGACGGCGACGCCGTCAAGGCCGGCTTCGAGGACGAGGGCTACACCGTCGACCTGCAGTTCGCCAACGACGACATCCCCACCCAGTCGCAGCAGGTGGACCAGATGATCACGAGCGGCGTCGACCTGCTCATCATCGCCGCCATCGACGGCACGGCCCTCTCGGGTCAGCTCGCCGCCGCCGCGGCCGCCGACATCCCGGTCATCTCCTACGACCGCCTCATCCGCGACACCGAGGACCTCGACTTCTACGTCACGTTCGACAACTTCGAGGTCGGCGTCCAGCAGGGCACGTCCCTCCTCGTCGGTCTCGGCGTCCTCAACGCCGACGGCACCGAGGGCACGGAGACCGGGCCGTTCAACATCGAGCTGTTCGCCGGCTCGCTGGACGACAACAACGCGAAGTTCTTCTTCGACGGCGCCATGTCGGTCATCCAGCCGTACATCGACTCCGGTGTGCTGGTCGTCCCGTCCAACCAGACCTCGATCGACCAGGTCGCCACGCTGCGCTGGCAGCAGGAGGTCGCCCAGAAGCGCATGGAGGACCTGCTGACGGCGTCCTACTCGGGCGACGCCGAGGTCGACGGCGTGCTCTCGCCGTACGACGGCATCTCGCGCGGCATCATCACGGCCCTGCAGAACGCGGGCTACGGCACCACGATCGCCGACGGCCTGCCGATCGTCTCCGGCCAGGACGCCGAGATCGCCTCGGTGAAGCTCATCGCGGACGGCGTCCAGTTCGCGACGATCTTCAAGGACACCCGCAAGCTCGCCGACCAGGCGGTCGCCACGGGCAACCAGATCCTCGCCGGCGAGGAGCCCGAGGCCAACAACACCACGGACTACGACAACGGCGTCTTCGTCGTCCCGTCCTACCTCCTGGAGTCGGACATCGTCTACGCCGACAACATCGAGTCGCTCCTCGTGGACTCGGGCTACTGGACGGCCGACGAGGTCGCGTCCGGCCAGGCTGGCTGA